In Candidatus Hydrogenedentota bacterium, a single window of DNA contains:
- a CDS encoding CehA/McbA family metallohydrolase, which translates to MPELNDGPASPLFAPLRFTGGAAIARLPGRGLSEALRDALPHAPSGACVCWGIPFHVGRRIAHAATGPVTLRFAPVRAPWLVFLHTTDAVVLPQQDDGLYAPAKGYGLLGEPVADYVFLYADGEEVRHAVRRRYEINLFQRPWGESSFACVAHTKPYTLYPLSRQPVQEIPFDPGQHFVWGTTQTRVAQVDLTPWTNWVWAWENPRPNKALAGVRIEPRTEQGVVLVFAVTAGRTVSLPYRWERREKALLRLPDGMTFRPDLKMPGLLEQIQIDLGQVISAEPRRRYPDAAWRRSGNNQLPEVSDREILVEYAAHAEACFHLWNGMVFPVSRVVKRRGVIEPVAPSRQRVTLRAVEKGSGKPVAVKLHVHGEAGEYLAPLDRHRYPNPAWFEDYSADFVHRGLHNCAYIDGETTIDLPLGRVYVEASKGFEVRPVRKVFVVGPRTKTLTISLERVLPWRERGWVTADTHVHFVSPTTGLLEGAAEGVNVVNLLASQWGELFTNIGDFDGKTTHGGIESGGDGEYLLRVGTENRQHVLGHISLLGYGGRPILPLTTGGPDESAIGDPVAVLMSEWARQCRRQGGLVVLPHFPQPRAENAACLVQGNIDAVEMTSWGDLYGGINPYSISDWYRYLNCGYFVPAVAGTDKMSADTPIGAIRTYARIEEGRPFDYRAWKDAVRAGRTFVTYGPLLEFCVEGRQPGGRIRMKRGGGEVAVHWEAASTTVPMSRVELVVNGEVRESIAVKPWAAEGDLTLRTDRSIWAALLVRGHYPGKPEIIVAHSSPVEIEVAGAPFFAAADALTILEQIEGSMAYLDTLATRADTAAVKRMRLTLTAAHREIHNRLHQEGHYHEHAPGMNHREHRHEKS; encoded by the coding sequence ATGCCGGAACTAAATGACGGACCGGCCTCGCCGCTGTTCGCGCCACTGCGGTTTACGGGCGGCGCGGCCATCGCGCGTCTGCCCGGGCGCGGCCTGTCGGAGGCGCTGCGCGACGCGCTCCCGCACGCGCCGTCGGGCGCGTGCGTGTGCTGGGGCATCCCGTTTCATGTCGGCAGGCGTATTGCCCATGCCGCGACGGGTCCGGTTACGCTGCGATTCGCGCCGGTGCGCGCGCCGTGGCTGGTGTTCCTGCACACGACGGACGCGGTGGTGCTGCCGCAGCAGGATGACGGGCTCTACGCGCCCGCGAAAGGCTACGGCCTGCTGGGCGAGCCGGTGGCCGACTATGTGTTTCTCTACGCGGACGGCGAAGAGGTGCGCCATGCCGTCCGCCGCCGGTACGAGATCAACCTGTTCCAGCGGCCTTGGGGCGAATCGAGCTTCGCATGCGTCGCGCACACGAAGCCCTACACGTTGTATCCGCTCAGCCGGCAGCCCGTGCAGGAAATCCCGTTCGATCCCGGGCAGCATTTCGTGTGGGGCACGACCCAGACGCGCGTGGCGCAGGTTGATCTGACGCCTTGGACCAACTGGGTCTGGGCGTGGGAGAACCCGCGCCCGAACAAAGCGCTGGCGGGCGTGCGCATCGAGCCCCGCACGGAGCAGGGCGTCGTGCTGGTATTCGCCGTGACAGCAGGCCGCACGGTCTCCCTGCCGTACCGGTGGGAACGGCGCGAGAAGGCGTTGTTGCGGCTGCCGGATGGCATGACCTTCCGGCCGGACCTGAAAATGCCGGGCCTGCTCGAACAAATCCAGATTGATCTTGGGCAGGTCATCAGCGCCGAACCGCGACGGCGCTACCCTGATGCGGCCTGGCGCCGCTCCGGTAACAATCAGCTTCCCGAGGTCAGCGACCGCGAGATTCTCGTCGAATATGCCGCCCATGCGGAGGCGTGTTTTCACCTGTGGAACGGGATGGTGTTCCCTGTGTCTCGTGTCGTGAAGCGGCGCGGCGTCATCGAGCCGGTGGCCCCGTCCCGGCAGCGCGTGACGCTGCGCGCCGTCGAAAAAGGCAGCGGCAAGCCGGTTGCGGTCAAGCTGCACGTACATGGCGAAGCGGGCGAGTATCTCGCGCCGCTGGACCGGCACCGCTACCCGAATCCGGCGTGGTTCGAGGATTACAGCGCCGATTTTGTGCATCGCGGCCTTCACAACTGCGCCTACATCGACGGGGAGACGACGATCGACCTGCCGCTGGGCCGGGTGTACGTCGAGGCGAGCAAAGGCTTCGAGGTCCGGCCCGTGCGCAAGGTTTTCGTCGTCGGCCCGCGCACGAAAACGCTCACGATCTCGCTCGAACGCGTGTTGCCCTGGCGCGAACGCGGCTGGGTTACGGCGGACACGCACGTCCACTTCGTGTCGCCCACGACGGGCCTGCTCGAGGGCGCGGCCGAAGGGGTGAACGTGGTCAATCTGCTCGCGAGCCAATGGGGCGAACTGTTCACCAATATCGGCGATTTCGACGGCAAGACGACCCACGGCGGCATCGAGAGCGGCGGCGACGGCGAGTACCTGCTGCGTGTCGGCACGGAGAACCGGCAGCATGTGCTCGGCCACATCTCGCTGCTCGGCTACGGCGGCAGGCCAATCCTGCCGCTGACTACGGGCGGGCCGGACGAATCGGCCATCGGCGACCCCGTCGCGGTGCTGATGAGCGAGTGGGCGCGCCAGTGCCGGCGCCAAGGTGGTCTCGTTGTGCTGCCGCATTTCCCGCAGCCGCGCGCGGAGAACGCCGCATGCCTCGTGCAGGGCAACATCGACGCCGTTGAAATGACCTCATGGGGCGACCTGTACGGCGGCATCAACCCCTACTCGATTTCAGACTGGTACCGCTATCTGAACTGCGGTTATTTCGTGCCGGCAGTGGCGGGAACGGACAAGATGAGCGCGGACACGCCCATTGGCGCAATCCGCACCTACGCCCGTATCGAGGAAGGCCGCCCCTTTGACTATCGCGCGTGGAAGGACGCCGTGCGCGCGGGACGCACCTTCGTAACCTACGGGCCGTTGCTGGAATTCTGTGTCGAAGGACGGCAGCCGGGCGGGCGCATCCGCATGAAACGCGGCGGCGGCGAGGTTGCGGTCCACTGGGAAGCAGCCAGCACGACCGTGCCCATGTCGCGCGTCGAACTGGTCGTCAACGGCGAGGTGCGCGAAAGCATTGCCGTGAAACCTTGGGCCGCGGAAGGGGATTTGACCCTGCGCACGGACCGCAGCATCTGGGCGGCGTTGCTCGTGCGCGGCCACTATCCCGGCAAACCGGAAATCATCGTGGCGCACAGCTCGCCGGTCGAGATCGAGGTTGCGGGCGCGCCGTTCTTCGCGGCGGCGGATGCACTGACGATTCTCGAGCAAATTGAGGGCAGCATGGCATACCTGGACACGTTGGCCACGCGCGCGGACACGGCGGCGGTGAAACGCATGCGCCTGACCCTGACGGCGGCGCACCGGGAGATACACAACCGGCTGCATCAGGAAGGCCATTATCATGAACACGCGCCCGGCATGAACCATCGGGAACACCGTCATGAGAAGTCGTAA